Proteins encoded together in one Chitinophaga lutea window:
- a CDS encoding alpha/beta hydrolase: MQKLACSILMLLAPAISFGQKIETVYLNAKDSTVNMYIAVLPDNQPPKAFMFLLDGFGASPRDVLQQTTLPVVAAQQGILTIIPLLETGQLYFGTDNASQQSLQQQIKEVMGRYKLQGKDFFIGGFSIGGSCAVKYAELAVEKKYPVKAKAVFAVDAPLDWERFYDAAKRMVRLAGNKPVNGEVTYMIGRIELELKGTPETARQNFYDMSPYSYTDTTQRAVKTLVNTPIMLFTEPDIQWWLRERGYDYSYINAKDNAAMINELQWLGNKNAVLTTTDNKGYRKPDNKRHPHSWSIAEPKALVKWLLSHPARGNTRQ, encoded by the coding sequence ATGCAAAAACTCGCCTGTTCCATCCTGATGCTGCTGGCCCCGGCTATCTCATTCGGGCAAAAAATCGAAACAGTATACCTCAACGCAAAAGACAGCACTGTTAACATGTACATCGCGGTGCTGCCCGACAATCAACCGCCCAAGGCATTTATGTTCCTGCTCGACGGGTTCGGCGCCTCGCCCCGCGACGTACTGCAACAAACAACGCTTCCAGTGGTTGCTGCGCAACAGGGTATTCTCACTATTATTCCGTTACTGGAAACAGGACAACTATATTTCGGAACAGATAACGCATCGCAGCAATCGCTGCAGCAGCAGATCAAAGAAGTGATGGGCCGTTACAAATTACAGGGGAAGGATTTTTTTATCGGCGGGTTTTCCATCGGCGGATCCTGTGCAGTGAAATATGCGGAACTGGCCGTGGAGAAAAAATATCCCGTGAAAGCAAAAGCCGTGTTTGCGGTAGATGCTCCACTCGACTGGGAGCGCTTCTACGATGCCGCCAAACGGATGGTGCGGCTGGCCGGGAACAAACCGGTGAACGGAGAGGTGACGTACATGATAGGCAGGATCGAACTGGAATTGAAAGGGACGCCTGAGACGGCGCGGCAAAACTTTTACGACATGTCGCCATACTCGTACACGGACACCACACAGCGGGCCGTCAAAACACTGGTGAATACGCCCATCATGCTGTTCACCGAGCCGGATATACAATGGTGGCTGCGTGAAAGAGGATACGATTACTCCTACATCAATGCGAAAGATAACGCCGCCATGATCAACGAACTGCAGTGGCTGGGCAACAAAAATGCCGTTTTGACGACAACAGACAACAAAGGTTACAGAAAGCCGGATAATAAAAGGCATCCCCATTCATGGAGCATCGCGGAGCCGAAGGCGTTGGTCAAATGGCTGCTGTCACATCCGGCCCGGGGAAATACCCGGCAGTGA
- a CDS encoding NAD-dependent epimerase/dehydratase family protein: MQLKVIITGATGMVGEGVLQECLQNTAVEKVLLVNRKPSGVSHPKVEEIIHGDFNDITAIADRLKGYNACFFCAGVSSVGMKEEKYTAVTYTLTIHFAEQLAAINPDMTFCYVSGAGTDSSGKGRLMWARVKGRTENDLMRLSFKGVYNFRPAFMKSFKGAKNTPGIYAILMPFYPFFRWLMPKYFITLSELGKAMISVSQKGYDKKVLEVPDIVNLAAN, translated from the coding sequence ATGCAACTAAAAGTCATCATCACCGGCGCCACAGGAATGGTTGGGGAAGGGGTATTGCAGGAGTGCCTGCAGAATACTGCTGTGGAAAAGGTACTGCTGGTCAACCGGAAACCTTCCGGTGTATCCCATCCCAAAGTGGAGGAAATCATCCATGGCGATTTTAATGACATTACTGCCATCGCAGACCGGCTGAAAGGTTATAACGCCTGCTTTTTCTGCGCCGGGGTGTCGTCCGTCGGTATGAAGGAAGAAAAATACACCGCCGTCACTTACACCCTCACCATACATTTCGCTGAACAACTAGCGGCCATCAATCCCGATATGACCTTCTGCTACGTATCCGGCGCGGGTACCGACAGCTCTGGAAAAGGAAGACTGATGTGGGCCAGGGTGAAGGGCAGAACGGAAAACGACCTGATGAGGCTGTCTTTCAAGGGTGTCTACAATTTCAGGCCGGCGTTTATGAAGTCATTCAAAGGCGCTAAAAATACCCCGGGGATTTACGCCATCCTGATGCCCTTTTATCCATTTTTCAGGTGGCTGATGCCGAAGTATTTTATCACATTATCGGAACTGGGGAAAGCCATGATCAGTGTGTCGCAGAAAGGGTATGATAAAAAGGTGCTGGAAGTTCCGGATATTGTGAATCTGGCCGCCAACTAA